GGGCGTCCGTGCCGGCCGCGATCTGGTCCGACACCGCGCGCGGCAGAACCGCCGCGTGGTTCACACCGCCCAGACGGGCGAGGGACAGGTCCAGCAGACTACCTCGGAGCGAGGAGCCGATGATGAGGGAGCCGGTAATGACAGCCGTCGCGACCGCCAGCCCGGCGATGACTGCCAGCGAGGAGCCGCGGTAGTGGCGGATCGTGCGCCAGACGACGTGCCGGGGCGTCATCGGGGGCCCCCCGACGGCGCCAGCCTCCCCTCCCGTAGCTCGTACACCGCCTGGCACGCCGCCGCGTGCGCGGGGTTGTGGGTGACCATGACCACGGTCAAGCCGTCGCTGCGCGCCAACTCCAGCAGCAGCGCCACGACCTCGGCGCCGGTGGCCTGGTCCAGGTTGC
The DNA window shown above is from bacterium and carries:
- a CDS encoding ATP-binding cassette domain-containing protein gives rise to the protein RRRSYDLLARVGLSERLQSFPAQLSGGERQRVAVARALMNEPRLLLCDEPTGNLDQATGAEVVALLLELARSDGLTVVMVTHNPAHAAACQAVYELREGRLAPSGGPR